In the Actinomycetota bacterium genome, TAAATTCTTTAAAAACGAATATCAATCTAAAAATTTACAATTTTTATTCACTAATTTAGAATTTACATGTTCTCTATTTTTTTAAAGCTTGATTTTATGTCACATCATTAATTTTTCATAATAGGATGAAGATCCTGTTTCGAGAATCTCTAATATAATACCTTCTGTTGTTTTGCCTACCCCTTTTATTTTTTGCAATTCTTCTTTCATAGTTGTCAATGGCTGTTTTAACTGTGAGATAGAATAAGCAGCATGTCCATAAGGTGATCTCTTACCTTTTAGTTTTAAAAGATAATCAATATGCTCTAAAATAACAATCACTAAATCATTTTCACTTAATATATCTTTATAAAGAGAAAGTGGAATACGCTTTTGTATCTTATATTTTTTAGCAATTTTATTGAATCTTGAATTTATTAAACCATAATATTCATCTGTTGCTTCTCCCCACTTGTTTTCTTTATATATATCTTGATATTTCTTTATTAGTTTTGGATTATACTTATTTAACACATTGAAAAAGTAATCTTTCTGCTTACCCTCTTTTAGGGTCATTCCTCCAAAGATTATAAAGTCCAGACCTACATCCTTTGCTTTACTTATAGATCTTTCCATTAATTCTAATGTATCAGTTATAAAGGGAGTAACAGGAAGTAGAAACATACCACATGCTATTCCTTCGTCCTTTAAAAAAGCTAATGTTTTTAATCTCTTATTTGGAGATGGGACACCAGGTTCAAAGATAGCGCTTATCTTATCATCTACTGATAAAAAACTGAAACTCACTATTGCTCTACTTTGTCTATTGATTTTTTTAATAATATCAATATCCCTTTTAATTAGTGTTGATTTAGTAAGTATATGCACTGAATAATTGTATTCATACATTAGTTGAAGTGCTCTTTTAGTTAATCTATACTTCTTTTCCAATGGTTGATAACTATCACCAACTCCACCACCTACCATCATAAAACTTCGCTTGAAGGGTTTACGCTTTCTTTTTGGGTCTAATTCCCGTTTTAACAACTCAATGGCATTCACTTTTACAGTGACATCTTTCCCAAACTCTCCTACAACATAATAACCTTCTGCTCTTCCATCACAATATGTACAATTATGAGCACATCCTCTATATAGATTCATTCCGTAATGGGAGATAAACCACGAATCAATTTTTTTATGTTTCCTTAATATAG is a window encoding:
- a CDS encoding radical SAM protein, with translation MTIREVEAKSILRKHKKIDSWFISHYGMNLYRGCAHNCTYCDGRAEGYYVVGEFGKDVTVKVNAIELLKRELDPKRKRKPFKRSFMMVGGGVGDSYQPLEKKYRLTKRALQLMYEYNYSVHILTKSTLIKRDIDIIKKINRQSRAIVSFSFLSVDDKISAIFEPGVPSPNKRLKTLAFLKDEGIACGMFLLPVTPFITDTLELMERSISKAKDVGLDFIIFGGMTLKEGKQKDYFFNVLNKYNPKLIKKYQDIYKENKWGEATDEYYGLINSRFNKIAKKYKIQKRIPLSLYKDILSENDLVIVILEHIDYLLKLKGKRSPYGHAAYSISQLKQPLTTMKEELQKIKGVGKTTEGIILEILETGSSSYYEKLMM